The DNA window AACTGGTTGTTCACCATTTGAAGGGCTTTGGAGTAAACTAGTTCTTTTCCCTCTATTTTCAGGTCTTTCAACATGTCTTGGGTGTCCTTAGGTGTTATCTTTTTCCCTTCTTTCCTTGCGTTATTCACCGCGTCTAACAAAGCATTGTATGCTTTAGCTTCAACCTGCATGACCCTGAGTAGTTTTTCCTCTACTTCCCTAGTTGGGTAAATCCTGTACTTGAATGACAGATGAATTTTGTTATTCTTTTCCCTGGCTCTCTACATATTTTTTCTTCAATACCTCCAGTGTTACCTGCCCACTTTCTAACGACTATAAAAAGATTTCTATAAGGGGGCTATCCATCCCCCACCTTACGGAGGGGACTTTCGCCCTCGTAACCCCCAGAAAGTTAAAAGATCTGCTGGGTAACATTACAAAGGTGCGGGGGTGCCCGAGCCTGGCCAAAGGGGGCGGGCCCAAGACCCGTTGGCGTAGGCCTGCGTGGGTTCGAAGCCCACCCCCCGCACCATCAGGGGTACACAACCTTTCCGCTGTCCGGTAGCGTCCTGTACCCTGGAAGCGACCTGCTAAGCTCCTTAGAGAAGTCGCTAGAAGACAGGGCTTCAAGGAACTTCCTTACGCTCGGCTTATTAAGCTTGACCTTTCTAACCACGAAATCATACACCTCCTCACCGACAGGTATGAAGTCAAGGCCGAACTGCACAGCCACGGCCTCCAGGGAGAGGCCTGTATCAGCGCGCCCTTGAAGTATTGCGGTAGCCACGGCAGTGTGCGTCTTCACCTCATATGTGTAGCCATTGACAACCTTCTCAGGCCTCTCACCTTTCAGTAGCTGTCTCAGCTTCATGTCAAGGAGCACTCTCGTGCCGGATCCCTTGTTCCTGTTAACTATGGTTACATCTGGCCTCAGTAGATCCTCAAACCCTCTTATGTTCTTGGGGTTTCCCTTCTTAACGAGCAGCCCTACTCTCCTGGCGTAGCCCCTATATATGTAGACATCGTTCTCGAGGCCCATCACCTTGGGCATGTGCACGTTGTACTGCATTGTGCCCTCATCAAGTAGGTGGGTTCCTGCCAGGTCAGCGTCGCCTCTCTTAACCGCTATCCACCCTCCCATGGAGCCCACGCTTATGACCCTTGACTGCTTTGTGAGACCAGCGACCCTGAGGACGACCTCGATGCCAGGGCAGTTGCTACCTATTATGTTGAGGTCAGGTATCCTGAGGCTCGGTGAGAAGAGGTTAACTGTGACCTCTTCGTTTTCGTCGAAGTACTCTCTACCCTCCTCGGCCACTATGAAACCGTCGGAGAGCCCTATGCCTGCTATTGAGCCAGAGCCTGTCATCAGCGGATAAGCTGATAGACTTCCATCGGAGTTCTGAACCAGCTGCACGGGTATAAGCTCCATGAATCCCCTGCCGGCCTGGAACTTTAATGGTATCCTAGCCTTAACCCTTGGCAGCTCAGCGCTAGGCTCCAGGCCCCTCATCATGAGCACCACAGGCGCCACAATGTTATACATGTTCATCATAGCTGACAGCGGAAAGCCTGGGAGACCGAAGAGTATCTTGCGTCCCTTCACGGCTATGACTGTTGGTTTCCCAGGTCTAGCCTTAAGTCCATGAACTATTAGCTCAGCCCCCACGTCATTGAAGACCTTGTATATCATATCCCCGTACCCGGCCGACGTGCTACCTGTAGTTATAACGATGTCTGAAGACTCCAGGGCTTCATGCACAGCTGATCTCATAGAGTTATAGTCGTCGGGAAGTATGCCCTTAAACGTGACCTCCGCACCAAGCTCCCTTAGCATGGCAGTTATAACGTAACCGTCGACGTCGTAAAGCTTTGCAATGGATAGGGGCTTACCGGGCGGCACCAGCTCAACGCCCGTTGAGAACACAGTGATCTTAGGGGGCCTGTACACCTTAACTTTATCTATGCCAAGCCCCGCGAGTACGGCTATCTCCCTTGAAGTGAGCAGCGTGCCAGTCCTTAGGATGTAGTCACCAGCAGAGACGTCAGAGCCTGTCTGGTTTATATTTTCGCCAGGCGCCACGGGTCTGTATACCGTCAAGGCATCCCCGCTTCTGACTACATACTCTTCCATTACAACAGCGTCGGCGCCTCTTGGTATCATGGCCCCAGTGGCTATCTCTACGGCTTCCCCTGGGCCCACGGCGCTCTCAGGCGGCAAGCCTATGCTGGCCTTGCCTACCACCTTAAGCTGAACAGGGGTCACGTCGCTGGCGCCCGCAGCGTCAAGGCTTCTTATTGCATAACCGTCAACTGTTGAGCGGTCGAAGGGAGGGTAGTCGATAGGCGCTCTAACGTCCTCTGCCAGCACCTTGTTAAGTGCCTCCTCCAGCGGGACCTCCATGACATCAAGGGGCCTTATGCCTCCAACCTTTTCATTTAGGAGCCTAAGGGCTTCAACGACGGACACCAGCTTATGAAATACCAGGGCCACGCTATTTGCACCCTAGCGCTCTGAGTATATTGCTGATGGCATTAAATGTGTGTTGTGTAGGGGCTATTACTCTGACCTCTGGGCAACGCCTACTAACCTCTGAGGACGTCTTGGGACCTATCGCTATGACCAGGGAGTCCTTTGCATAAGGCCTTAAGAGATCACACGCCGCTCTTGCTATTCCAGCGGATGATATTATTATAATGTCAAAGTGGGAGGCCAGCTTCTGCTGGCTTAGATTGGCTGGCACCTCCCTGTAAATGTCAACCCTTAAGACTTCGACTCCGTGGCTTCTTAGAGTGTTCTCTAGCTCCAGGTCCCCATTCTCAGACCTAAGCGTGAGGACCCTCCTGCACTTCATGCTCATAAGCTCTCCAAGCTCCCTGCTGCCGTAGCTGCGCGGGTAGTCTGCTTCAATGTTGAGCGTCTCCTTGATCGATGTTGCAGTTGAGCTTCCAACTGCGAACGCCTTAACGCCGGCTGGCCAGGAGCTAATGTAGGGCCTTAGCAGCCTCGGGGCCCTTGGACTCATGAATGCAACGCAGTCGTATTGACCGCTTACTATATAGTCAGCTGCCGCCTTCAAGGCATTATGTATAGGCACGAGATCAATAGTCTTTAACCAGTATATAAATTCAAAATCCTTGAGGTCTAGGGGCAGCTCAGGGCCTAAGTAAAGTACTCTGCACCCCTTCTCCAAAGTCTTACCCTCTCTGAGACGGCTTTGCCTATGTAGATGACGGCTGGGTTAGTTATTACACCTTTCGACCAGGCTTCCCTAAGTGATGATAAGGTTCCAACTACGGTTACCTGCCTTCTCGTGGTAGCCCACATCACGGCGGCCGCCGTCTCCTCGGGGCCCCTGACCTCTTTAATGGCATCAAGTAGGGCATCCAAGTTTGATACGCCCATGAGGATCACAAGAGTGTCAGCCCCCTCAGCAAGCAGCCTAAGCTTCCTTAGGTAATCTTCGTAGTCCTTCCCCTCAGCCAGGTGGCCAGTTATAACTGCAAACGATGACGCGAAACCTCTTCCGGCCAGCGGTATACCGGCGTACGCTGAAGCCCCAACGAAGCTCGGTATCCCAGGCACAACCTCACACTCAATATTATGGCTCATGACAAAGGCACACTCCTCCTCCCCCCTTCCGAAGGTGTAGGGATCACCCCCCTTCAGCCTGACAACGAGCTTACCCTCCGAGGCCAGCTTAACGAGGAGCCTGTTTATCTCATCCTGGCTTAACTCGTGCCTTCCTGGCCCCTTCCCCGCATATATCTTGATGCAGCCCTCCTTAGCGTAGCCTAGGAGCTCTTGGGGCACCAGCCTGTCATATATTATGGCGTCAGCGGCCCTTATGGCCTCAAGGGCCTTCACTGTAATGAGCGTCAAGTCCCCTGGCCCAGCGCCAACTATCATTACCTTGCCGGCCAACTAGGGCACCCTGAGGCTCTGGGCCAGGGCCTGGGCCACCTTCCTTGGCTCGCTCAGGTCGCCCTTGGCCTCAGCGAAGTTCATAACCTCCCCGTCCTGGCTCGCGGCCGCTGCGATCATGAGGAGGCCCCCAGTGCCATACGCCATAGAGACTGCCCCTATGGGCGAGTGGCACCCAGCTCCAACGAGCTCAACAAACGTTCTCTCAGCTATTGCCATTGCATGCGTGACCCTGTCCGTGACCTCGCTTAGCTTCTTAAACAGCGGCGACGATGTAGACATAACAACAGCTATTATGCCCTGGCCTGGCTCTGGCGGGAACTTATCAAGAGGCAGGAGCACTCTCCTCTGCTGTATCCCAAGCCTCCTGAGCCCAGCCTCAGCCATAATCAGGTAGTCGGCCTCGCCCCTGTTAAGCTTGGAGATTCTTGTATCTACGTTACCCCTAATAGTCTTTATAACAACGCCCCTGTTGTTGTGCCTCACAAAGGCTGACCTCCTGACGCTTGACGTGCCGACTGAGAGACCTGGGGGTATGCCTTCTAGGCCGGCGACCTCTGGGGACCTTGGACCTATGATCAGGGAGTCGTTCGGCACCTCGCGAGGAGGCACAAAGGCTATCTCAAGGTCCTCCTCGAGCCTGGAGGGGAGGTCCTTCATGCTGTGCACGGCCACATCAGCGCGGCCATCTAGCACGGCCATGTTTACCTCCTTCTCAAAGATCCCCTTGACGCCTATGCTGTAAAGGGCCCTATCCTGGACGACGTCGCCTTTAGTCTTAATTATGATCGGCTCATATTCGACGTGCTCCCCGAGCCTCTGCTCAATGTACCTCATGGCTATGGAGACCTGCTCTAGGCTAAGCCTGCTGCCCCTTGTGGCGACTCTCAGCTTTATCATGGGGCTTCACTCACTACGGACCTCAGCGCCTCCTCGGTGTCAGCTATTACGTCATCACTGTAGTGCTCTGAGCTCGTGAACTGGGACTCGAACTGACTTGGAGGCACAAAGACACCGTGCCTCCTCATGAGCTCATGGAACCTTGCGTAGGCCTCGCGGTCGCTGGCCCTGGCCTCATCAGGGGTAGTTACCGGCCCCCTAGTGAAGAAGAGCTGGAACATGCTTTCAACTCTGTTGACGCTGGCTTTACCCTTAAAGGCGCTTTCGGCGTACTCGGAGACCTCCTTGGCGGCCCTTGACGCCCGTGAGAGGGCATCACTGCTCTCAAGCACCTCTATGGTGGCCAGCCCGGCGGCCATAGTGACGGGGTTTGCGTTGAAAGTGCCTGCGCTGAACACGGGGCCACTTGGGGTGAGAAGATCCATGATCTCGGGCCTCGCTACCACTGCACCCACCGGGAAGCCTCCACCTATTATCTTGCCGAGGGTCACTATGTCGGCTCTCACGCCGAAGTACTCCTGAGCGCCTCCCATGGAAAGCCTGAAGCCTGTTATTACCTCGTCAAATATGAGCAGTGCGTTGTACTTATTAGCGATGTCCCTGAGGCCGCGCAGGAAGTCACGAGCTGGCGGTATGACACCCATGTTGCCTATAACCGGCTCAACAATTATGGCAGCCAAGTCATCCCCAGCGACCCTGGCAGCCCTTTCAACGGAGTTCAAATCATTATATTTGGCAACAAGCGTGAGCGCCGCCACCTGTTGCGGAACGCCCCTGCTGTTCGGTACGCCGTACTCGCTGGCGGCGCTTCCAGCCTGGACAAGGACGTAGTCATGCGCACCATGATAGCAGCCATCGAACTTGATTATCTTATTTCTACCCGTGAACCCCCTTGCCAGCCTTATGGCAGTCATAGTAGCCTCGGTCCCTGAGTTAACGAACCTAACCTTGCCCCCTGGCATTACATGGCCCACAACTTTCTTAGCCAGCTCAACCTCAGCCCTAGTTGGGGTGCCATAGAGCCAGCCGCTCTCCACCTGCTCTATGACTCTCCTCTTCACTGCGTCATTAGCGTGGCCGAGTATTAGAGGGCCATAGCCTAAGACATAGTCTATCAGCTTCTCATTGTCCTCAGTAATCAAGTAGGGGCCGTGGCCGCCCTTAACGAAGAAGGGGAAAGGCCTGACAGAGGCTCTGACTGGACTGTCAACTCCGCCCACGAGGAACTTACGTGCCTCGTCAAAAAGCTCCTTGCTCAAAGTCCAGCCCCCTTAAGCGCCTCTCCCTCGACTTTATAAAGCACGCTATTGATAAGTAACGCGCTTCCAAGGTCGTCGTTAGCTCTCCAGGCGCATTGAAAACAACAGCGGTCCGTCCTCAGGGTGGCCTGGCATAACAGCGACGTGTGCATATCATAGTAGGGAGGTATGACTTAGTTGCCAGGCAGCTCTTAGGCGGAGGTGTACCATGATCCCTCTTGAGGTAATACGGGGTAGTTCGGTTTTTGGCGAGAGAGCGGCCAAGCAGGGGGTAGGGGTCACATGTTAAGCAGAACTGACTGGGAGCTGAAGAAGGAACTTCCCGCAGCCGTAGTGGAGGTTGCAAAACGTATAGCGGGTTCTGAGAACATCGAAGCCATTGAGGCTGCACTTAGGAAAATAGCTGACAGCGGCGACTCGTGGGTCTCAAGGGTGGCTAGGGAGCTGGCGTCTGACCAACGTGAGCTCCAATCAATAATTAATGGCATGAAACATGGACTTAAGCCGAGGGACGAATCTATAGAGGAGGTTGTATACTGGATAAAGAAAGGTAACGACATCAGGTCCTCAGGTACCTAAAGCCCTCCTCCAGCACGCCTGCTATTTGCCTCCTTGCGACCTCCCTTAGCTCCGCCGCCTTAGACCTGAGCGTTATGTGATCCTTGATATTGTCGGAGTAGGCATACAACAGCACTACTGGAATAGAGCTTTGATCGAAGAGCGCTCTAAGATACGAGGACTCGTCCCAGTTAAACATCTTAACACTCGAGCTCCTCAACGTCTCAGTGTTTACTATGGTGCCCTCAAAATGGTCGACGACTATGTCAGGCTCCTTAAGCTCCTTTCTGAGACCTTCCTGAAGGTCTGAGACTTTGTTGCCGATGAAGTTGAGCATCTGGGAGAGTGCTGCGGGCATGGGTTCCACGCCGTGCTCCCTTAGCTTGTTTATGGCAAGCATTACAAGCTCCTCGCTCCTCTTAACTAGCGAGACTGGTAGGAGGTCACGCCTCTCCATGAGACTCAAGGCCCACCTCTTGCTCAGCTCATCTGAGCCACCAGCGGCCAACCTAGCTATAATGTCGAGCTCTGGGTCATCAAAGTAGTAGGCATCATCTAGGATAGCTTTTGCTAGCGAGCTTGGGCTTATGGCGTCCCTAAAGTCGTCTGAGTACATGGGTAATGTTAACTTAGCCCTTGGAATCTCCCTTATGAACCTTGAGACAGACTTAGAGATGGCCATTATCTTGTGGTGGAAGTAGACGGAGCGGTACATCTTATATCTAGCATCAAATATATCCTCAAGCGTCTGGAGGCTCTTGATGTCAAGGGATAAGATCACATGACCGTTATCTGTAATAGAAACCTTGAGGCCCTCTATGAGTCTGTCAAGGTCTATGTTACCGTAAACTATCCCAGTGGCCTGGGCATCCCTCTGAAGGTAGTCGAGCCTATCAGCGTCCGCTATTTCGTTAGATATCATGTCGTGGATTAGACTGAGGCTCTCGGACTTAAGTCCTAGCTCCTTGGTCGAACCTGTCGAGCTAGGCCCCATAGGGTTAAGTAGCCCCTCTACAACGTCTAAGTAGGGCTTTAGCTGTTGCATGTCATGACTTGATTCAGCGAGCTTCTTAATGGCTTCAATGAACGCGAGGCCGTAGGCCTCGTGCACCTTCAATGTCCCTCTTGAGAGCCTGGCCAGCTCCTGGTAGAGACTGCTTGCGCCTTCTCTCTCGTCGTACTTGGCCATGTACTCGATGGCGCTCTCGCTCATGTGGCTGTATGCCAGGTGGCCCACGTCGTGAAGAAGTCCAGTAAGCCTCGCGACTTGAACAACGACGTTCATGTGCTTCTCATCACAGTACTCGAGCAGCTCGGAACACAGGGTTGGGTTGTGCCTAAGCTCGGCAATGACCTTTGACGACATGTATGACGCTATGTGCATGACACCAAGGGAGTGCTCGAGCCTGCTGTGCCTAGCCGAGGGGAATACCAGGAAAGCCATGCCGAGCTGCTTAATATTGTGAAGCCTCCTCAGGAACGCTGTCTGGAGCAGCCAGTACTCCGCCTCGTTGATTGGTATGAATCCATGAACGGAGTCCTGCACCACGCCTTTCTGCTTAAAGGCCCCTATGAGCTCGTTCTGCATTAAGCGCACCTTGGGGGCTCAGCGCTAACGTGAACGGGGAACTTTATAAGAGTTCGGCCTTCACCATGACTAACAGTCGTTTCATCTGTTGCCACTTGGCATCATCACTTCTCTCCCTCGCCATGCTGTCTATGGGACTGGCCCCTTGAGGACGTGGGGGAGTTTCACTGGGCGCCATCCTTCGCCTCGCGACTGCCCATCTCTGCTAAAGCGACGCCATCCGAGCTTAATGCCGGTGCCAACATTAAGCTTTAGAGTAATTTATTTATTATATTGATAATTATAAAATAACTAATATTTGTGCAAAACGCTACAGGCTCTAAGTGAGGCCCGCCTTCTCAAGGGCCTCCTTATACCTGCCAGTTATTGACGTGTCGCGCGGGTCCACGCCGTTAAGGGATGCAAGGTAGACTGAAGTGAAGCCGCCCAGCAGGGAGCCCTGAAGTAGCTGGGCGAGGAGGCCGTTGCCTCTCGGCGTGACCCTGACCAGCGTGTCCCTCTGCTCACTGTAGACCTGCCTAAGAAGCTCTTCAAGCACAGAGCACACCTTCCCGTCGCCCTCTATGAGGATGAAGCCTTTCCTCTCGCCGTGCTGTTGCTGCCACACCACTAGGTCGTTGTGAGCGGACTCAGGGTAGAACTCCGTCTTAGCAATGGCCTTCGCGTTCTCGCTGAACTCCTGCCTCCACCTGTGAGCTACTATGTCGAAGACGCCGCAACCGGCTATGATGTAGAGGTCTTTGCCCTTCAGCGCCCTCGCTATGGTCTCGCCCTCGCCGCGAGAGGTTGACCTAAGGGCCTCGGCGGCGTCCTTAACCTCGCCCTCGTTGGCGACCTCAACCCCAGCTGCGCTCAGTATGCCAAGGGTGGCCCCAGCCAGCATGCCGAGGGCGGTCCTGGGGTAGTAGCCTGGCTGTATAGTGGCCAGGGGCAGGCCTGTCTCCCTGGCCCAGGCGGCCAACTTGCCGCCGCTTGTTACAGAGAGCACCAGGGCACCCTTGGCATGCGCTTCCCTCGCGCAACTCACGGTCTCATAGGTGTTCCCGCTGTAGCTTATTGCGACTACGAGGTCCTCGCTGCTCAGCCAGGCAGGGGCTCCATCTGCCTTATGGACGATAACGGGGAACCTGGCGCCCTTAGCTGTGGCTAGGGCCCATATGTAGTCGCCTGTGACGCCACTGCCGCCCATGCCGCACAGCAGCAGGGAGCGCGGGCTGACGTGTGGTGCCTTGGCTTTGACAGCAGAGCTGTATGACGTGAGCAGCTGGTCGGGCCAGGTCTCATAAAGCTTCAACATTTCCTCAAGGGCCGTCTGTAGAGCCAAATCTATCACTAGGCTAGGAGTTGCTGCCAGCTAATAAAAGGTTGCCCTAAGCTCTTGTAGGAGGGCCCTTCAGAACTCGCCGTAGAGAATCCTCATTTCGTCTAGGCTTAGCGCCTCGCCTCTCTTAGCTTTCTCCTCTATCTCTTTGCGCTTCTCCTCGAGCACCTTGAGCTCTATACCGCGCTGCTTCGATACCTTCAGCTCCTTCAGTCTTACCATCAGCTCCCTGTACT is part of the Acidilobus sp. 7A genome and encodes:
- a CDS encoding molybdopterin biosynthesis protein, whose protein sequence is MALVFHKLVSVVEALRLLNEKVGGIRPLDVMEVPLEEALNKVLAEDVRAPIDYPPFDRSTVDGYAIRSLDAAGASDVTPVQLKVVGKASIGLPPESAVGPGEAVEIATGAMIPRGADAVVMEEYVVRSGDALTVYRPVAPGENINQTGSDVSAGDYILRTGTLLTSREIAVLAGLGIDKVKVYRPPKITVFSTGVELVPPGKPLSIAKLYDVDGYVITAMLRELGAEVTFKGILPDDYNSMRSAVHEALESSDIVITTGSTSAGYGDMIYKVFNDVGAELIVHGLKARPGKPTVIAVKGRKILFGLPGFPLSAMMNMYNIVAPVVLMMRGLEPSAELPRVKARIPLKFQAGRGFMELIPVQLVQNSDGSLSAYPLMTGSGSIAGIGLSDGFIVAEEGREYFDENEEVTVNLFSPSLRIPDLNIIGSNCPGIEVVLRVAGLTKQSRVISVGSMGGWIAVKRGDADLAGTHLLDEGTMQYNVHMPKVMGLENDVYIYRGYARRVGLLVKKGNPKNIRGFEDLLRPDVTIVNRNKGSGTRVLLDMKLRQLLKGERPEKVVNGYTYEVKTHTAVATAILQGRADTGLSLEAVAVQFGLDFIPVGEEVYDFVVRKVKLNKPSVRKFLEALSSSDFSKELSRSLPGYRTLPDSGKVVYP
- a CDS encoding uroporphyrinogen-III synthase encodes the protein MEKGCRVLYLGPELPLDLKDFEFIYWLKTIDLVPIHNALKAAADYIVSGQYDCVAFMSPRAPRLLRPYISSWPAGVKAFAVGSSTATSIKETLNIEADYPRSYGSRELGELMSMKCRRVLTLRSENGDLELENTLRSHGVEVLRVDIYREVPANLSQQKLASHFDIIIISSAGIARAACDLLRPYAKDSLVIAIGPKTSSEVSRRCPEVRVIAPTQHTFNAISNILRALGCK
- the cobA gene encoding uroporphyrinogen-III C-methyltransferase, with the translated sequence MAGKVMIVGAGPGDLTLITVKALEAIRAADAIIYDRLVPQELLGYAKEGCIKIYAGKGPGRHELSQDEINRLLVKLASEGKLVVRLKGGDPYTFGRGEEECAFVMSHNIECEVVPGIPSFVGASAYAGIPLAGRGFASSFAVITGHLAEGKDYEDYLRKLRLLAEGADTLVILMGVSNLDALLDAIKEVRGPEETAAAVMWATTRRQVTVVGTLSSLREAWSKGVITNPAVIYIGKAVSERVRLWRRGAEYFT
- the hemC gene encoding hydroxymethylbilane synthase is translated as MIKLRVATRGSRLSLEQVSIAMRYIEQRLGEHVEYEPIIIKTKGDVVQDRALYSIGVKGIFEKEVNMAVLDGRADVAVHSMKDLPSRLEEDLEIAFVPPREVPNDSLIIGPRSPEVAGLEGIPPGLSVGTSSVRRSAFVRHNNRGVVIKTIRGNVDTRISKLNRGEADYLIMAEAGLRRLGIQQRRVLLPLDKFPPEPGQGIIAVVMSTSSPLFKKLSEVTDRVTHAMAIAERTFVELVGAGCHSPIGAVSMAYGTGGLLMIAAAASQDGEVMNFAEAKGDLSEPRKVAQALAQSLRVP
- the hemL gene encoding glutamate-1-semialdehyde 2,1-aminomutase, giving the protein MSKELFDEARKFLVGGVDSPVRASVRPFPFFVKGGHGPYLITEDNEKLIDYVLGYGPLILGHANDAVKRRVIEQVESGWLYGTPTRAEVELAKKVVGHVMPGGKVRFVNSGTEATMTAIRLARGFTGRNKIIKFDGCYHGAHDYVLVQAGSAASEYGVPNSRGVPQQVAALTLVAKYNDLNSVERAARVAGDDLAAIIVEPVIGNMGVIPPARDFLRGLRDIANKYNALLIFDEVITGFRLSMGGAQEYFGVRADIVTLGKIIGGGFPVGAVVARPEIMDLLTPSGPVFSAGTFNANPVTMAAGLATIEVLESSDALSRASRAAKEVSEYAESAFKGKASVNRVESMFQLFFTRGPVTTPDEARASDREAYARFHELMRRHGVFVPPSQFESQFTSSEHYSDDVIADTEEALRSVVSEAP
- a CDS encoding HD domain-containing protein → MQNELIGAFKQKGVVQDSVHGFIPINEAEYWLLQTAFLRRLHNIKQLGMAFLVFPSARHSRLEHSLGVMHIASYMSSKVIAELRHNPTLCSELLEYCDEKHMNVVVQVARLTGLLHDVGHLAYSHMSESAIEYMAKYDEREGASSLYQELARLSRGTLKVHEAYGLAFIEAIKKLAESSHDMQQLKPYLDVVEGLLNPMGPSSTGSTKELGLKSESLSLIHDMISNEIADADRLDYLQRDAQATGIVYGNIDLDRLIEGLKVSITDNGHVILSLDIKSLQTLEDIFDARYKMYRSVYFHHKIMAISKSVSRFIREIPRAKLTLPMYSDDFRDAISPSSLAKAILDDAYYFDDPELDIIARLAAGGSDELSKRWALSLMERRDLLPVSLVKRSEELVMLAINKLREHGVEPMPAALSQMLNFIGNKVSDLQEGLRKELKEPDIVVDHFEGTIVNTETLRSSSVKMFNWDESSYLRALFDQSSIPVVLLYAYSDNIKDHITLRSKAAELREVARRQIAGVLEEGFRYLRT
- a CDS encoding SIS domain-containing protein, giving the protein MALQTALEEMLKLYETWPDQLLTSYSSAVKAKAPHVSPRSLLLCGMGGSGVTGDYIWALATAKGARFPVIVHKADGAPAWLSSEDLVVAISYSGNTYETVSCAREAHAKGALVLSVTSGGKLAAWARETGLPLATIQPGYYPRTALGMLAGATLGILSAAGVEVANEGEVKDAAEALRSTSRGEGETIARALKGKDLYIIAGCGVFDIVAHRWRQEFSENAKAIAKTEFYPESAHNDLVVWQQQHGERKGFILIEGDGKVCSVLEELLRQVYSEQRDTLVRVTPRGNGLLAQLLQGSLLGGFTSVYLASLNGVDPRDTSITGRYKEALEKAGLT